The genomic DNA CGGCAGATCACTCCGCAGGAAACTCTATGAGATTACCAAAACCTTACCGACCCACGAGCGCTACAATCTTGCCGGTCAAATCAGAGCGGCGGCCATCTCTCTCACATCGAACATCGCAGAGGGCTTCGGACGGTTTCACTACAAAGAAAATGTGCAGTTCTGTCGGATTGCTCGCGGTTCTGCCTGCGAAGCTCGGGACCATCTTCTGACGTGTCTTGATGAGCGTTACATTTCATCAGGTCAGTACCAAGAACTGGACCAAGAGTTGACGACTTTCTTACGGACACTTAACGCGTATATCAAATCCATAGGTTCCTCAAAGACATTTCCCGACGCGGAATAGCTCCATTGTGCGTCGAGCTGTACAATAGGACAATGTTGTCCTTTTCTCCTCCAATGACTAATGACCAGTGACTAATGACTGAACTCCTCCAATCCAAACTCGCCCATCTGCCCGGTAGCCCCGGCGTCTATCTGTTCAAGAACGAGCAGGGAGAAATCATTTACATCGGAAAAGCCGCGGTGCTCGCCGATCGCGTCCGATCCTATTTCCAGAAAGGTGCGGACCATAATCCCAAGACCGGTCTTCTCGTCACCCACATCACGGACGTAGAAACGATGGTGACTCGATCCGAGCTCGAAGCGCTGATTCTTGAGAGCAATCTGGTCAAGCGCCACAAGCCCCGCTTCAACATCGTATTGCGGGACGACAAGCAGTATCCTTACCTGCGGTTGCCCGTCAAAGACGATTTTCCCCGGCTGTCGATCGTGCGCCGCGTACAAAAAGACGGAGCCCTCTACTACGGCCCTTATACACCGGCGAACGCGCTTCGGGAAACGTTGAAAGTCATCAAACACGTCTTTCCCCTTGCCACGTGCACGATCGATATCGACGGGACGGCCGACCGCGCCTGCATCGAATTTGAGATCAAGCGATGCATGGCGCCCTGCACCGGCCATCAGTCGAAAGAAGAGTACTATCAGATCGTCAAACAAGCCCGCCAATTTCTGGAAGGCCGGGATCGCGAGTTGTTGGACGATCTCCGTGCCCGCATGGAAGCGGCGGCGGAGCGGGAAGAGTTCGAGGAAGCGGCCCGACTGCGGGACCGTCTCTTCAAGATCGAACGGATGCTGGAAAAGCAACGGATCACGCAGACCTCGGCAACCGACCAGGACGTGATCGGCTTAGCCAGACAAGGTTCGGCGGTAGATCTCCAGATTCTGTTCGTGCGCGGAGGCTTACTCATCGGACGGAAAGATTTCTTCTGGCCTCAGTCTGCCGAGGTATCCGATGAGGAGCTGGTGCATTCCGCCATCGAGCAGTTCTACAACAAGGACGGCCAGCCGCCGAGGGAAGTCTTGGTCCCCACCGACCTCGAGGACGCCGCACTGATTCAACAATGGCTATCCGATAAGCGAGGGGAATCGGTTCGTGTGCGTTCGCCTGAACGAGGCGTCAAGCATCAGCTCGTTCTCTTAGCCGAAGAAAATGCGGCTGCGGCTGCCGCCGATCACTTGCGCGATGAGGAACTGGACCGGCAAGCCGGTGAGGAACTGAAACGGTGGTTGCGACTGGAACGTGCTCCGCGTCGGATTGAAGGGTTCGACATCTCCAATACGATGGGCAATCAATCAGTCGCTTCGATGGTCATCTGGGAAGACGGACAGATGAAGAAGGCGGACTATCGGCGATTCAAGATCCAAACTGTCACGGGGGCCAATGACTTTGCCAGCATGAAAGAGGTGGTCAGGCGTCGCTATGGGGGGGAGGAGAACCTGGCTCTGCCGGATTTGATCCTCATCGACGGCGGGTTAGGCCAATTGGCCGCCGCACTGGAAGGACTCAAAGAGGTCGGACGACAGGGTCTGCCGATCCTTGGGCTGGCCAAGGCCCGAGGCGACAAAGAGGAGCGGATATTCCTGGCGGGGAGAAAAAACCCGATCGTGCTTAGACCGCAATCTCCTTCCACCCATCTGCTGCAACGCATTCGCGATGAAGCTCATCGCTTTGCGATCACGTTCCATCGAAAGCTGCGCGGCAAATCTCTGGTCGGCTCCAGATTGGATCAAGTCATCGGAATCGGTGAGATTCGGCGCAATCGGCTCCTCGAAAGATTCGGCAGTCTCGACAAACTGGCGTCGGCCAGCGACGAAGCCCTCCGGGAAGCCGGGCTCAATGCGAAGACCGTCTCGGATCTCCGTAGGGCGCTTGCCGAGTAGTGTCCAGCCGCCATTTAGAAGAGAGTACGCACACTGAGCGTGCCCAAGTGTACGAAGGCGTGGTACGTCCCATCGACGGTCGGATTCAGATTGTCGATCACAGTGCGCGATTCGTAGAACCATTCCTGATAGGCCAAATCGAGCCCGATGCCCTTCGGCCACAGGATCGACTCTCCACTGCAGGGAATGACGCCCAGAAATCGACCTGCTCCCGTGCAAAGGAAACCGGTGCCAAGAGACAGCGTATGAGCCGGCAAGGAGATGGTCGCAGGATTGAACGTTCGATCTGGAACAGGGTCCGCTGTATAGGTATAGCCGGAACGCACTGCAACGTCCCAGTGAGGCAACCATCTTGGGTTCAGCCACTTATACTCGGTTCCGAGTGCAATCACCGGCACGTTGTTCCACTGTTGCGGCTGGGGAATCGTCGCCCCGTTCGACAGGCGGATATCAAGATTCTTGTTCGAACTCCAGCCCACATACTCGACATCGAGCTCCACCTTCCACGCGTTCTCGCGTGTGCGCACCGGCCAGACCGCGATGGCTCCGGTTACCACTTGCGGCAAGACAAGATCGGTGGAAGCATCGGCCACCTTCGCTCCGTTGACTAATAATGATCCCCTCAACGGCAACACGGCTTGACTGCGATAGACCAGCCCGATGGACAGAATCGGTTTGCCGACTCCGTTTCTCACGGGGGTATAGAGGAGGCTGGCTGTGACGCCTGCCCCGGTTCCTTGCCCATTCAGTTCGATAGACGCTCCAACCGGGATTCCCAAGGTTCCGGCGCTTACCTGTTTCTGCTCCACATGTCCTTCGCCGAGAAAGCTCGCAAACGTGTAAACATCAGCGCTCACACCCACCGACAAATCCTCGCTTATCTTGTAGGCAATGGTAGGCTTGATGTCGATCAGCGGAAGCGCGGCCGAGGTCACAGCCGTATTGAACGGGCCATCGACCGGGTGACGAGTATTCAAGCCGAACGGCGAAGTTAATCCGATTCCAACCGTCACCGGCGACATAATGGGCAATCCAACACGCGCCAGATTGGCACTGAAATAAAAGTTACTCGGAGGAGGCCAGTTCACACTGCCATTGAAGTCGCCACGACTATCGAGGCCGGTCGGGCTTTTGAATTTGACGGATCCGCCGAGCACATTGAACCCAAGTATGCTTTGCACCCCTACCGCTTGGGTTAACCCGGCCGGGTTGTAATGGATGGCTGATGCATCATCTGCTTCCGCTGC from Nitrospira sp. includes the following:
- a CDS encoding Excinuclease ABC subunit C, which gives rise to MTELLQSKLAHLPGSPGVYLFKNEQGEIIYIGKAAVLADRVRSYFQKGADHNPKTGLLVTHITDVETMVTRSELEALILESNLVKRHKPRFNIVLRDDKQYPYLRLPVKDDFPRLSIVRRVQKDGALYYGPYTPANALRETLKVIKHVFPLATCTIDIDGTADRACIEFEIKRCMAPCTGHQSKEEYYQIVKQARQFLEGRDRELLDDLRARMEAAAEREEFEEAARLRDRLFKIERMLEKQRITQTSATDQDVIGLARQGSAVDLQILFVRGGLLIGRKDFFWPQSAEVSDEELVHSAIEQFYNKDGQPPREVLVPTDLEDAALIQQWLSDKRGESVRVRSPERGVKHQLVLLAEENAAAAAADHLRDEELDRQAGEELKRWLRLERAPRRIEGFDISNTMGNQSVASMVIWEDGQMKKADYRRFKIQTVTGANDFASMKEVVRRRYGGEENLALPDLILIDGGLGQLAAALEGLKEVGRQGLPILGLAKARGDKEERIFLAGRKNPIVLRPQSPSTHLLQRIRDEAHRFAITFHRKLRGKSLVGSRLDQVIGIGEIRRNRLLERFGSLDKLASASDEALREAGLNAKTVSDLRRALAE